Genomic segment of Chitinivibrionales bacterium:
ATGGGCGAAGAGCTTTTTACTTCCCAGCGTCACAGTAATCTTTACCGCACCTGGGATGAATTCGAAGTGACGGCATTGTATCAGTCCGATCCGGATCTTTGCCTGGTCGCCTGGGATGAAGAAAAAGAAAAGGTAGTGGGATTTTTGCTGGCGACCACCTACGAAAAAACCGGCTCGGCCTGGAGTTACGGCCATATTGCCTGGCTGGGAGTGGAACCCTTGTACGGAAGAGCCGGATTGGGAACAAGTTTGTTTAATGCTATTATTGAGGTTATGAAAAATCGGGGAATCCGTATCCTCATTATCGATACCCAGGCCGACAATAAGACGGCTATTTCTTTTTTTGAACGGATGGGTTTTTCGCAGACTACCGAACATGTTTACATGTCAATGAATCTCGAAAATCTTGGCCGGCAATCACAATCAGAACAGAAAAAAAGCAGGCGAAAACAGACATGACTCAAAAACAACCGATTCCTATCGACAAT
This window contains:
- a CDS encoding GNAT family N-acetyltransferase; protein product: MGVEIRNVRIDDLPVIFHMGEELFTSQRHSNLYRTWDEFEVTALYQSDPDLCLVAWDEEKEKVVGFLLATTYEKTGSAWSYGHIAWLGVEPLYGRAGLGTSLFNAIIEVMKNRGIRILIIDTQADNKTAISFFERMGFSQTTEHVYMSMNLENLGRQSQSEQKKSRRKQT